The genomic interval TCGCTTCGATCCAAATTCGTGCCTGATTTGACTCCCAAAAGTGATCGCTGGACCTCCACTCGCTTGCTAAACCTCACAAACGACTCCAAATTTCAtttcacttattttttttatcagaaaacgattatccttaaaaataaaacgctagctaataagaaaaaagacattttttgtaacagaaacttggatttagcTTTCGGATGGGCAGTAAAACAGAGAATTTTGAAGATTTATCAACGGCACTTTTCCCCCTTCTCAGAGATCGATCCGGGCTATACGTTTCGGAAGGCTAGAAAAGGCGTGACGCTTCTCCTTTAAAAACCCTACAGTCTTCGTAACTTTTAGTGTCCTTTTGTAAGGAtggaaaatacatttactaGATAAGGTTGAGAACCAAACTTCGCGAACTTGGATCAAAGTGAATCTGCAAGGATTGAATGAATGAAGAATACCTTGGTATGTCCTCTATAGCTAACAACGACTTCCTCCCAGGTGGAGATCAGTCGAGATTACGAGATCGAGAAAAGTGAGATCTTGGTAAAGCTGGAGCAGAAGGAAGGAGTGATCGCCAAGATGAAGACCCAGCAGAAGAGCTCCGACTCGGCCGCCGCCAAGGAGAAACGGCTGCTTAAACAGCAGTTAAAGGAGAAAGAATTCGAGATCAACAAACTCAACGAGAACTTGGAAAAGGTTAGGATCgatagttgttgtttttttctggtGACACACTCGTCACGTGACTGTAGCCTTGAGCTTTTATTGGTCCATGGCATGCAACTGTTACTGACTTGAGCACATAATGGTAACAAGGTATACCCTTTTCCGTAGTTTGGATGAGTATTGAAAATGACCTTAATTGGAGCAATGCCTCTGTATTGGTCTCTTTTCTATTCTTTGCTAGAGTTTAAAGTTATGGTAAAGGTGATAAGGTGGGATATGGTTAAACAATTGCCGCAGCAAGTTTTTGAAACTATGATCTAAAAATGAAGGGGTGGAGGTTTCAGTCGTGcatctttcttcttcttgtcTCCAAGACgtgcatgattttttttcctttgtgtgCATTTTCTGTCTTGTTTGGGctgcttgcatttttttatttattattttttttattgtgtatgttttttttttgttccttaACCAccactcccctcccccttcactGTTCTAATGTTCCGTCCCTAATGGATCCCAGGCGGAGCGCAAACAGAAAGAGTACGAGGATCTGATCCAGCTGAAAGACGTTGATGTTCGCAAAGCTGCGGAGGAAAAGGAAGGCATGCTCAAAGCCATGCGCGAGGCGTTCGAAGTGGCCTCCACCAAGAAGACCGAGTACGAGAACAAACTAGAGTCAGTGCGGAGAGAGATGCTGGTGGAGCACGAACGCGAACTCGCGCGCGTACGCGAGAGTCACGCGCGTGGAAACGCGATACACGAGaaggaaaaggaaaggaaattggACATAAAGGAAGAGTCAGTGCGGAGAGAGATGCTGGTGGAGCACGAACGCGAACTCGCGCGCGAACGCGAGAGTCACGCGCGTGGAAACGCGATACACGAGAAGGATAAGGAAAGGAAATTGGACATAAAGGAAGAGTCAGTGCGGAGAGAGATGCAGGTGGAGCACGAACGCGAACTCGCGCGCGTACGCGAGAGTCACGCGCGTGGAAACGCGATACACGAGAAGGATAAGGAAAGGAAATTGGACATAAAGGAAGAGTCAGTGCGGAGAGAAATGCAGGCAGAGCACGAACCCGAACTCGCGCGCGTACGCGAGAGCCACTCGCGTGAAAACGCGACACACGTGAAGAATGAGGAAAGGAAATTGGACACAGAGGAAGGGCAAGTGACAGTACCTCAGTCGCCAGGCGAAGACAAGAAGCTGGTCGTTCAGGTTGAGAAACTACCGGTGAGTCTGTGAACAGCCCTGTCACGCAACTACCTTCTCATGCAAATGTCTTGTCACGCAAATGACTTGTCGCACAAATAATGGCGTTATGCCTTGCCAACCAAATGCCTTTAACACTATTGTTTTGTCACGAAATTATATACTCGTGTACACATCGCCATGCAAGTACCTTATCACCATCGCAAAAATCTGGTAACGCTAGCTTTACCACACTAACACCCGCTCACACAAGCGACAACATAACAGTGATTTACTACTTTTCTTCTAAAAACAACCATAGTGTACCGCTTCTGTTAATTCATTCAAACACTATTGGGATGATTTCAGTCGGATGTGAAGACTAAAGTTCAGCCACTCAAGAAGACTGGAGAGATGAAGACTGAAGGAATTGAAGAGCCGGCAAGTACCGGGCCCATGAGACGCCTCGCCAAGCGCAGACCTGCCAAGAACCGCACTTCAGACGAGTCCACCACTTCCGAGGATAGCTCTACTCAGGTGAGTTGGTCCCTGTTATTACCAATAACTTGGACCTGCTGACTCGAACCTGCCGATAACTCGAACCAAATGATAACTCTGACGTACTAATAACTCGCTAAAATGTGCAAAGTAAGAGAAAACTGCCAATGGATGTTAGCGATAACTAGTTTGCCTTCACAATATAAGATTATTAACAAAAATAAGGATTTTGACGAGCTATGAAACATTTTCCCTATCCTACCGAGGCCGGGAAGTGTAATTTTCTTACTAATCTTCACACATTTTCGAATTTCATTGTTCTGCCGTCGCATCAATGCTCAAGGGTTGTAAACATCCCGATAAAAGCTCCTATTTTCATCACGAGCGATTTTACGAAGCCTCTAGGATAAACACACCCATTCCGTGTTAAATTTAATTTCAAAACATTGACAGGAAGTACCAAACACTCTCTACCGGAAACACTTTAGCACTGCTAGAATTCGTCGGATTTCGGATTCAAGACTTCAAGCTTCTACATGAGCCTTCCTAATGGTTAGCGGTCCTCTGCATGAGAGTTAATGCCAATCGCCTCTTATCGTTTTGTCTAGGATCGCATTGAGATAGACGTTACTCCCATCATGGGACGTAGACGAACTCGCGCCGCCACAAAGGGCTCAAGAAAACGCCGAAGTAGCAGCGAGCTCTCCCTTGCCGAGGTGAGTCACGCAATGATGTGTCACGCGTCTCACGATGGTGCGTCACGCAACATTATGGGTGTGTATATTGTGATGTTTCAAGCGTAACACTacgttttgttttgatttggtCACACTTTCTTGTCACGCATAGAATATTTGTTACTGTAAACC from Nematostella vectensis chromosome 14, jaNemVect1.1, whole genome shotgun sequence carries:
- the LOC116608816 gene encoding golgin subfamily A member 6-like protein 22 isoform X1, coding for MEKIASKEAELRELGEKLTKSEQEKSDELGKVWETMTELQSVIEDRGKSIDKLEKELKDQEAKHNRQKNTLGQTVAKMKEVMERKGGDANKVSARIAELEKELKEKTKSAEKLVKASEKREKEVDALKRALQDQDQVMEEQQDALTERQLEIESLTEELRTLKDQNTSTNSLSAEIRRLEGTLSVYIEEKDQLQRELDALRKTEAGIEVSKVEISRDYEIEKSEILVKLEQKEGVIAKMKTQQKSSDSAAAKEKRLLKQQLKEKEFEINKLNENLEKAERKQKEYEDLIQLKDVDVRKAAEEKEGMLKAMREAFEVASTKKTEYENKLESVRREMLVEHERELARVRESHARGNAIHEKEKERKLDIKEESVRREMLVEHERELARERESHARGNAIHEKDKERKLDIKEESVRREMQVEHERELARVRESHARGNAIHEKDKERKLDIKEESVRREMQAEHEPELARVRESHSRENATHVKNEERKLDTEEGQVTVPQSPGEDKKLVVQVEKLPSDVKTKVQPLKKTGEMKTEGIEEPASTGPMRRLAKRRPAKNRTSDESTTSEDSSTQDRIEIDVTPIMGRRRTRAATKGSRKRRSSSELSLAEIKAQLSAAKCRRMDTDDETPGSVSRSVRTRSTAGRTSSVVKSRPSTARKTSTLVTPGKPPIPLTPKNESSSLSLAEHQSAKKKKKGFFGKLFDSAGDENSPPRVPPSGKKKRKLLKKDISGPMDTFSPTPVRGSVSEASKDDPARRLITRQLRSRK